One Podarcis muralis chromosome Z, rPodMur119.hap1.1, whole genome shotgun sequence DNA segment encodes these proteins:
- the MOSPD1 gene encoding motile sperm domain-containing protein 1 isoform X1 — MQQQKRQPELVEGNLPVFLFPTELIFYADDQSTHKQVLTLYNPYEFALKFKVLCTTPNKYVVVDAAGAVKPQCCVDIVIRHRDVRPCHYGVIDKFRLQVSEQSQRKALGRKEVIATLLPAAKDPKEEEEKRITAHLAESVFFEQALCQPENRIASSGPSLLTVFLGIVCIAALMLPTLGEGGSLVPLYLHLSVNQKLVAAYVLGLITMVILKT, encoded by the exons atgcagcagcaaaaacggCAGCCAGAGTTAGTGGAAGGAAACCTTCCTGTCTTCCTATTCCCCACGGAGCTTATATTTTATGCGGACGACCAGTCGACCCATAAACAGGTGTTGACTCTCTATAACCCCTATGAATTTGCCTTAAAATTCAAAG ttcTTTGCACAACCCCAAATAAATATGTCGTGGTTGATGCAGCGGGCGCGGTGAAGCCTCAGTGCTGTGTTGACAT CGTGATCCGTCACAGAGATGTCCGACCTTGCCACTATGGCGTGATCGACAAGTTTCGGCTCCAGGTCTCCGAGCAGAGCCAGAGGAAAGCGCTGGGGAGGAAAGAGGTCATCGCCACTCTGCTTCCAGCAGCGAAAGACccgaaggaagaggaggagaagaggatcACGGCGCATCTGGCAGAGAGCGTCTTTTTCGAGCAGGCTTTGTGCCAGCCAG AAAACAGAATTGCCTCATCGGGGCCGAGTTTGCTCACCGTGTTCCTCGGAATCGTGTGCATTGCGGCTCTCATGCTTCCCACGCTGGGAGAAGGGGGTTCCCTCGTGCCTCTCTACCTCCACTTAAGTGTGAATCAAAAGTTAGTAGCGGCTTACGTATTAG GTCTCATCACTATGGTCATCCTGAAAACATGA
- the MOSPD1 gene encoding motile sperm domain-containing protein 1 isoform X2 yields the protein MQQQKRQPELVEGNLPVFLFPTELIFYADDQSTHKQVLTLYNPYEFALKFKVLCTTPNKYVVVDAAGAVKPQCCVDIVIRHRDVRPCHYGVIDKFRLQVSEQSQRKALGRKEVIATLLPAAKDPKEEEEKRITAHLAESVFFEQALCQPASNAFSFFQKTELPHRGRVCSPCSSESCALRLSCFPRWEKGVPSCLSTST from the exons atgcagcagcaaaaacggCAGCCAGAGTTAGTGGAAGGAAACCTTCCTGTCTTCCTATTCCCCACGGAGCTTATATTTTATGCGGACGACCAGTCGACCCATAAACAGGTGTTGACTCTCTATAACCCCTATGAATTTGCCTTAAAATTCAAAG ttcTTTGCACAACCCCAAATAAATATGTCGTGGTTGATGCAGCGGGCGCGGTGAAGCCTCAGTGCTGTGTTGACAT CGTGATCCGTCACAGAGATGTCCGACCTTGCCACTATGGCGTGATCGACAAGTTTCGGCTCCAGGTCTCCGAGCAGAGCCAGAGGAAAGCGCTGGGGAGGAAAGAGGTCATCGCCACTCTGCTTCCAGCAGCGAAAGACccgaaggaagaggaggagaagaggatcACGGCGCATCTGGCAGAGAGCGTCTTTTTCGAGCAGGCTTTGTGCCAGCCAG CGTCAAATGCCTTTTCCTTTTTCCAGAAAACAGAATTGCCTCATCGGGGCCGAGTTTGCTCACCGTGTTCCTCGGAATCGTGTGCATTGCGGCTCTCATGCTTCCCACGCTGGGAGAAGGGGGTTCCCTCGTGCCTCTCTACCTCCACTTAA